In Rothia mucilaginosa, one genomic interval encodes:
- the yajC gene encoding preprotein translocase subunit YajC gives MDFNLLIMFAMMALLAWMMFSAQKRQRKQMEELQAMRRALVPGDQVMTASGVYGTVVSTDLENNKLQLQIAEGVVITASMNAILNLVEEEAPAAPLTEDVYEATASEAPASDTSSDTAK, from the coding sequence ATGGATTTTAACCTCCTGATTATGTTTGCCATGATGGCGCTGCTGGCATGGATGATGTTCTCTGCGCAGAAGCGTCAGCGTAAGCAGATGGAGGAGCTGCAGGCAATGCGACGTGCGCTCGTCCCTGGTGATCAGGTGATGACTGCTTCCGGCGTCTATGGCACCGTTGTCAGCACTGACCTTGAGAACAACAAGCTGCAGCTTCAGATTGCAGAGGGCGTTGTGATTACTGCGTCCATGAACGCGATCCTGAACCTTGTTGAGGAGGAAGCCCCCGCAGCGCCCCTGACCGAGGACGTGTACGAGGCTACCGCATCCGAAGCTCCCGCTTCCGATACCTCTTCTGATACTGCTAAGTAA
- a CDS encoding Mur ligase family protein — MVSMSKPLIRLLGQGVRAATKLRGGGSAFPGLVMEKLHPDFVAEELAKLPYGVVVVSGTNGKTTTTKMAVQLLEAQGLKVFTNRTGSNFVRGVAAALLGEMTLGGKLDADIAVLELDEAHAVHFVKAVKPDYALLLNVLRDQLDRFGEIDTTRRMLATVASATTGTVVLNREDPRIRSLAENVQPGVTVKYYGLDESLRSYFPSDDEMRGGTVAKATLPDADVTLTAFSGTSATFDLAGVERVGEINLYGIYNIFNAAGAMALTRAVMGEKLNEDKLIAELAKITPAFGRGETLNVNGRPLQLLLVKNPSGFRLSLASANADDYATMITINDQYADGRDVSWLWDVDFDSLKKTGVQMVSGVRAWDMALRLDHDGVKVDEVNENLADALKGFIASSGNAPMRIFCTYTAMLALREELAKITDVERVS, encoded by the coding sequence ATGGTAAGCATGTCCAAACCCCTCATTCGTCTTCTCGGCCAGGGCGTACGCGCCGCGACTAAGCTTCGCGGTGGCGGCTCCGCCTTCCCCGGCCTTGTCATGGAAAAATTGCACCCCGACTTCGTCGCTGAAGAGCTTGCGAAGCTGCCCTACGGCGTGGTTGTTGTCTCCGGCACGAACGGTAAGACCACCACCACGAAGATGGCTGTGCAGCTGCTTGAAGCTCAGGGTCTGAAGGTTTTCACTAACCGCACCGGTTCGAACTTTGTGCGCGGTGTTGCCGCGGCACTGCTGGGCGAGATGACTCTCGGCGGCAAGCTTGACGCTGATATCGCTGTGCTTGAGCTGGATGAGGCGCACGCCGTGCACTTCGTCAAGGCTGTCAAGCCCGACTACGCTCTGCTGCTGAACGTTCTGCGTGACCAGCTGGACCGCTTCGGTGAGATTGACACGACCCGCCGCATGCTGGCGACCGTCGCCTCCGCAACGACCGGCACCGTGGTGCTCAACCGTGAGGATCCGCGCATCCGCTCCCTCGCTGAGAACGTGCAGCCGGGCGTGACCGTCAAGTACTACGGCCTGGATGAGTCCCTGCGCTCGTACTTCCCCTCGGACGATGAGATGCGCGGCGGCACCGTCGCGAAGGCAACCCTGCCCGATGCAGACGTCACCCTGACCGCGTTCTCCGGCACCTCCGCAACCTTCGACCTGGCGGGTGTGGAGCGAGTCGGCGAGATTAACCTCTACGGAATTTACAACATCTTCAACGCGGCAGGCGCTATGGCGCTGACCCGCGCCGTCATGGGCGAAAAGCTCAACGAAGATAAGCTCATCGCGGAGCTGGCGAAGATTACCCCCGCCTTCGGTCGCGGTGAGACCCTGAACGTGAACGGCCGCCCGCTGCAGCTGCTGCTCGTGAAGAACCCGAGCGGTTTCCGCCTGTCTCTGGCGAGCGCGAACGCTGACGACTACGCCACCATGATCACGATTAACGACCAGTACGCTGACGGTCGTGACGTGTCCTGGCTGTGGGATGTCGACTTCGACAGCTTGAAGAAGACCGGCGTGCAGATGGTTTCGGGTGTGCGCGCCTGGGATATGGCGCTGCGCCTGGATCATGACGGCGTGAAGGTTGACGAGGTCAACGAGAACCTCGCCGATGCGCTCAAGGGCTTCATTGCCTCCAGCGGTAACGCGCCCATGCGTATTTTCTGCACCTACACCGCAATGCTGGCTCTGCGTGAAGAGCTCGCAAAGATCACTGACGTTGAGAGGGTCTCCTAA
- a CDS encoding type 1 glutamine amidotransferase, translating to MTATHTFEGTPAAGPNNGKTLRILQLYPLDMNIYGDWGNTLALARRAQAHGFDVQILDHNPGQPFPEDVDIILGGGGQDSGQSVIQDDLHANGDTLRSLAEDGVPMLVICGLYQLFGKEFRTREGEVLKGIGIFDAHTVGGDDRLIGNIVEESEEFGTVIGFENHSGLTYLGPGCTPLATVTKGEGNNVTDSHEGARVHNVIGTYLHGSLLPKNPKISDYLIEQAAKRKFGEFTPNTIDDSLVEKARASAASRPR from the coding sequence ATGACGGCAACTCACACTTTTGAGGGCACCCCCGCGGCAGGCCCGAATAACGGTAAGACTCTGCGTATTCTGCAGCTGTACCCGCTCGACATGAACATTTACGGCGACTGGGGCAACACCCTGGCGTTGGCTCGTCGCGCGCAGGCACACGGCTTTGACGTGCAGATTCTGGACCACAACCCCGGTCAGCCCTTCCCGGAGGATGTTGACATTATTCTGGGTGGCGGCGGCCAGGATTCCGGTCAGTCCGTGATTCAGGACGACCTGCACGCGAACGGTGACACGCTGCGCTCGCTGGCTGAGGATGGCGTGCCGATGCTCGTCATTTGTGGCCTGTACCAGTTGTTCGGCAAGGAGTTCCGCACCCGTGAGGGTGAGGTGCTGAAGGGCATCGGAATTTTTGATGCGCACACGGTTGGCGGCGATGACCGCCTGATTGGCAACATTGTTGAGGAGTCTGAGGAGTTTGGCACCGTGATTGGTTTTGAGAACCACTCGGGTCTGACTTACCTGGGCCCCGGCTGCACCCCGCTGGCTACCGTCACCAAGGGTGAGGGCAACAACGTGACCGACTCGCATGAGGGTGCGCGCGTGCACAATGTGATTGGCACTTACCTGCACGGTTCGCTGCTGCCGAAGAACCCGAAGATTTCGGACTACCTGATTGAGCAGGCGGCTAAGCGTAAGTTTGGCGAGTTCACGCCGAACACTATTGACGACTCGCTGGTGGAGAAGGCACGCGCTTCGGCTGCGTCCCGCCCCCGCTAG
- the secD gene encoding protein translocase subunit SecD gives MAKRSPLAAARGALLSMVLLMVVMAAGIFGSTYSGGSWAPKLALDLSGGTQMILSPKVNGSSDGNVTQEQLNQAVEIIRQRVDGAGVSEAEVTTSFGSGNNVVVSVPGTISAETRQLIQASANMTFRPVLLSGAGTAVAEDARTADDKLPKPSAEPTNGSDRNWITADLYKQYEAKDCTAARNEDADSADPTKPMVACSTDGKEKYILGPVELSGSDISTASHSQETSGQGVTTGRWAVNIQFNDAAREKFQNITSRLNAIRAQNANDPRARFAILLDGKVLSSPVSQAVISDGKPQITGNFTEQEAKALADQLKYGALPISFTIQSEQQISATLGSEQLRVGLLTGLIGLLLVFVYSLFQYRLLGFVTMMSLIVAGIISYEAIALLGWALNYRLSLAGVAGLIVAIGATADSFIVYFERIRDEIRAGRTIPSAVNHGWQRASRTILASKAVNLLAAVVLYVVSVGSVKGFAFTLGLTAIADLVVVYLFTHPMLTLLANTRYFGEGHRHSGLSPESLGATPLYRGAGRLRSPEEKQLSIAERRRAERAAAEADESASDEKKES, from the coding sequence ATGGCTAAGCGTTCACCGCTTGCAGCCGCGCGAGGGGCGCTCCTCTCGATGGTCCTGCTCATGGTTGTTATGGCTGCCGGTATTTTCGGTAGCACCTACTCGGGAGGTTCTTGGGCACCGAAGCTCGCCCTGGACCTTTCGGGTGGTACTCAGATGATTCTTTCTCCGAAGGTCAATGGCTCTTCGGACGGGAACGTCACCCAGGAGCAGTTGAACCAGGCGGTTGAGATTATTCGTCAGCGCGTTGATGGTGCCGGCGTTTCGGAGGCGGAGGTTACCACCTCCTTCGGCTCGGGTAATAACGTGGTTGTTTCGGTTCCCGGAACGATTAGCGCTGAGACTCGTCAGCTGATTCAGGCGTCTGCAAATATGACGTTCCGCCCGGTGCTGCTTTCTGGTGCCGGTACTGCGGTGGCTGAGGACGCCCGCACTGCGGACGATAAGCTGCCCAAGCCCTCCGCGGAACCGACTAATGGTTCGGACCGCAACTGGATTACTGCGGACCTGTACAAGCAGTACGAGGCGAAGGACTGCACCGCGGCACGTAATGAGGACGCCGATAGTGCCGACCCGACTAAGCCGATGGTGGCGTGTTCCACTGACGGTAAGGAGAAGTACATTCTGGGTCCTGTGGAGCTGAGCGGTAGCGATATTTCTACCGCAAGCCATTCGCAGGAGACGAGCGGTCAGGGCGTGACGACGGGCCGTTGGGCTGTGAACATTCAGTTCAACGATGCTGCCCGTGAGAAGTTCCAGAACATTACTTCTCGCCTGAACGCGATTCGTGCGCAGAACGCAAATGATCCGCGTGCCCGCTTCGCGATTCTGCTGGACGGCAAGGTGCTGTCCTCCCCGGTGTCGCAGGCTGTGATTTCTGATGGTAAGCCGCAGATTACCGGTAACTTCACCGAGCAGGAAGCGAAGGCTCTCGCCGATCAGCTCAAGTACGGTGCCCTGCCGATTAGCTTCACGATCCAGTCGGAGCAGCAGATTTCTGCGACCCTGGGTTCGGAGCAGCTGCGTGTGGGTCTGCTGACCGGTCTTATTGGTCTGCTGCTGGTGTTTGTGTACTCGCTGTTCCAGTACCGTCTGCTGGGTTTTGTCACGATGATGTCGCTGATTGTGGCTGGCATTATTTCGTATGAGGCGATTGCGCTGCTGGGTTGGGCGTTGAACTACCGCCTGTCTCTGGCTGGTGTGGCGGGTCTGATTGTGGCGATTGGTGCTACGGCTGACTCGTTCATCGTCTACTTTGAGCGTATCCGTGATGAGATCCGTGCGGGCCGCACAATCCCGTCGGCGGTGAACCACGGTTGGCAGCGCGCATCCCGCACTATCTTGGCGTCGAAGGCTGTGAACCTGCTGGCTGCTGTGGTGCTGTACGTGGTGTCGGTTGGTTCGGTGAAGGGCTTCGCGTTCACCCTTGGTTTGACGGCGATTGCTGACCTTGTGGTCGTGTACCTGTTCACCCACCCGATGCTGACCCTGCTGGCGAATACCCGCTACTTCGGTGAGGGTCACCGCCACTCGGGCCTGTCGCCTGAGTCGCTGGGCGCTACGCCGCTGTACCGTGGTGCCGGTCGCCTCCGCAGCCCGGAGGAGAAGCAGTTGAGCATTGCTGAGCGTCGCCGTGCAGAGCGTGCCGCCGCTGAGGCTGACGAGTCTGCTTCTGATGAGAAGAAGGAGAGCTAA
- the ruvA gene encoding Holliday junction branch migration protein RuvA: protein MIASLTGRVAQVGLDHAVINVNGFGMLVYATARTLSKLRTGEEATVLTTMIVREESMTLYGFSEPAEREVFDMMLSVSGIGPRIALAVLSVHTAAEVERAVATGDDKAFTKVPGIGPKGARRIVLELAGKLILSDGQTDELPLSQGIVWKPQVLDALTSLGWSEKDASAAIDAYVQHNPAAETEPVGVALRGVLASLGTQNTVGRH from the coding sequence ATGATTGCATCCCTGACCGGTCGTGTGGCGCAGGTGGGCCTTGATCATGCGGTGATTAACGTGAACGGTTTCGGCATGCTCGTGTACGCTACTGCGCGTACTCTCTCCAAGCTGCGCACGGGTGAGGAAGCTACCGTGCTGACCACCATGATTGTGCGTGAAGAGTCGATGACTCTCTACGGTTTTTCGGAGCCTGCCGAGCGTGAAGTGTTCGATATGATGCTTTCGGTTTCCGGTATTGGTCCGCGTATTGCGCTGGCGGTGTTGAGTGTTCACACTGCCGCTGAGGTGGAGCGCGCCGTGGCGACCGGTGACGATAAGGCGTTCACGAAGGTTCCCGGTATTGGTCCGAAGGGTGCCCGCCGTATTGTGCTGGAGCTTGCCGGCAAGCTGATTCTCAGCGATGGCCAGACCGATGAGCTGCCGCTGAGCCAGGGCATTGTCTGGAAGCCGCAGGTGCTTGACGCTCTCACTTCCCTGGGCTGGAGTGAGAAGGACGCTTCCGCCGCTATTGACGCTTATGTGCAGCACAACCCTGCCGCAGAGACCGAGCCGGTGGGTGTGGCTCTGCGCGGTGTGCTCGCCTCCTTGGGTACTCAGAACACGGTGGGCCGCCACTAA
- a CDS encoding YebC/PmpR family DNA-binding transcriptional regulator yields the protein MSGHSKWATTKHKKAAIDAKRAKAFAKFIKAIEVAARMGGADIAGNPALDLAVSKAKKNSVPNDNIDRAIKRGAGLTGETIDYTEIMYEARGPQGTALYIECLTDNRNRAASEVRLAVTRNGGTMADQGSVAFLFERKGVAEVTKTDGLTEDDVLMAVLDAGAEEVLDEGDVFTVVSAATDLPEIRKALDEAGLEYNNDDPVFRPTMQVDLDAEGAKKFMKLADAIEELDDVQNVYSNANVSAEVMAELEAE from the coding sequence ATGTCCGGTCACTCTAAATGGGCGACTACTAAGCACAAGAAGGCTGCTATCGACGCTAAGCGCGCGAAGGCTTTCGCGAAGTTCATTAAGGCAATTGAAGTTGCAGCACGTATGGGCGGCGCTGATATTGCTGGTAACCCCGCTCTTGACCTGGCTGTGTCGAAGGCGAAGAAGAACTCCGTTCCTAACGACAACATTGACCGCGCAATCAAGCGTGGCGCTGGCCTGACCGGTGAGACCATTGACTACACCGAAATCATGTACGAAGCACGCGGCCCGCAGGGTACCGCTCTGTACATTGAGTGTCTGACCGATAACCGTAACCGTGCGGCGTCTGAGGTTCGCCTGGCTGTGACCCGTAACGGCGGCACCATGGCTGACCAGGGTTCGGTTGCGTTCCTGTTCGAGCGTAAGGGCGTTGCTGAGGTCACCAAGACTGACGGTCTGACCGAGGATGACGTTCTGATGGCTGTTCTGGATGCAGGTGCCGAAGAGGTTCTGGACGAGGGCGACGTGTTCACCGTTGTTTCCGCAGCGACCGACCTGCCCGAGATTCGTAAGGCACTGGACGAGGCTGGCCTGGAGTACAACAACGACGACCCGGTCTTCCGCCCGACCATGCAGGTTGACCTGGACGCTGAGGGTGCTAAGAAGTTCATGAAGCTGGCAGACGCTATTGAAGAGCTCGACGACGTTCAGAACGTCTACTCGAACGCTAACGTTTCTGCTGAGGTTATGGCAGAGCTGGAAGCTGAGTAA
- a CDS encoding HIT family protein, with protein sequence MSENTTPEHGTAASVQDSFELPSAPDQFQRLWTPHRTAYVSGGQKDYTEKTCPFCTAPSRSDEESLIVHRGEHAFVILNLYPYNPGHLLVCPYRHIPFYDDATEAETIEIAQLTQLAMKVLREVSHNDGFNIGMNQGKVGGAGIADHLHQHILPRWSGDTNFLPIIAHTKTMSRTLDDMRVAIAEGFARLS encoded by the coding sequence ATGAGCGAGAACACGACCCCCGAGCATGGCACCGCAGCCTCGGTGCAGGATTCCTTCGAGCTGCCCAGCGCACCGGACCAGTTCCAGCGCCTGTGGACCCCGCACCGCACCGCCTACGTGAGCGGTGGCCAGAAGGACTACACCGAGAAGACCTGCCCCTTCTGTACTGCGCCCAGCCGCAGTGATGAGGAGTCGCTGATTGTGCACCGCGGCGAGCATGCCTTCGTGATTCTCAACCTCTACCCGTACAACCCCGGTCACCTGCTGGTCTGCCCGTACCGTCACATTCCGTTCTACGATGATGCGACCGAGGCGGAAACCATTGAGATTGCGCAGCTGACCCAGCTCGCCATGAAGGTTCTGCGTGAGGTGTCGCATAATGACGGCTTCAACATTGGCATGAATCAGGGCAAGGTGGGCGGCGCGGGCATTGCTGATCACCTGCATCAGCACATTCTGCCGCGCTGGAGTGGGGACACGAACTTCTTGCCGATTATTGCTCACACCAAGACCATGTCCCGCACGCTGGATGATATGCGTGTGGCTATTGCGGAGGGGTTTGCGCGCCTCAGCTAG
- a CDS encoding potassium channel family protein produces MDKAEQNQAENTVKNGTAPNTSAGNTSGNISGNSPAGASVRPETTASETAPAAASPAAASPAESTALPVDAVQIDSARLDSAHAVYSTDLDPDDDYEEVVEEYATTDAPDGTHREERRITRTTHHPRGKGDQKAGTPNTGSPKVGTQGNPDDAAEIIDAGEPETHTTTIRTVTRTVTDPPRRAPRTRLFRTLSKYRGEKNLAAWEERSSTPMFVASVLYLLAFAAPIMSTRIQEPYDGYLNIIQMILWGLFAADYCIRLYLAPRRLYFITHNLMNLAIVLLPAWRIVSFLAMIHLTTNRQYKRLSELAVKLFGYTAIFIIMFALAIYSVESSEPGAMIRDLPTAYWWTFTTLATVGYGDVYPITGIGRVIAVVVMLYGVGMVAVATGALASWIIEKIGGREEQEYPATKADVDDLRQEISELRALLAREYARREAHDYTLREVVDEDGVHPIPSEAEAARRAGFGAPGFGAAESASAATSNTAPGAAPNTARAGEPADSSTSHEVVVREQEPIALLEETRQTFTIIREKFALRSRK; encoded by the coding sequence ATGGATAAGGCGGAACAGAACCAGGCAGAAAACACGGTAAAGAACGGCACAGCACCCAATACGTCGGCGGGCAATACCTCAGGCAATATCTCGGGGAACAGCCCGGCGGGTGCGTCTGTGCGCCCTGAAACTACCGCATCTGAAACCGCCCCCGCTGCAGCTAGCCCCGCTGCAGCGAGTCCGGCAGAGTCTACCGCCCTGCCCGTAGACGCTGTGCAGATTGATAGCGCCCGCCTGGACAGCGCCCACGCCGTCTACTCCACTGACCTGGACCCCGACGATGACTACGAAGAAGTCGTCGAAGAATACGCCACCACCGACGCGCCGGACGGCACGCATCGCGAGGAACGCCGCATCACCCGCACCACGCATCACCCGCGCGGCAAGGGCGACCAGAAAGCTGGCACTCCGAATACGGGCTCCCCGAAAGTAGGCACTCAGGGCAACCCCGATGATGCCGCCGAGATAATCGATGCGGGCGAACCCGAAACGCACACCACGACTATCCGCACGGTCACCCGCACCGTCACGGACCCGCCGCGTCGCGCCCCGCGCACCCGCCTGTTCCGCACGCTCAGCAAGTACCGCGGCGAGAAGAACCTGGCGGCATGGGAGGAACGCTCCTCCACGCCCATGTTCGTGGCGTCCGTGCTGTACCTGCTCGCGTTCGCCGCGCCCATCATGAGCACGCGCATCCAGGAACCGTACGACGGGTACCTCAACATCATTCAGATGATTCTGTGGGGCCTATTCGCCGCCGACTACTGCATTCGCCTGTACCTGGCGCCACGGCGACTCTACTTCATCACGCATAACCTGATGAACCTGGCGATTGTGCTGCTGCCCGCGTGGCGTATTGTCAGCTTCCTCGCCATGATTCACCTGACCACCAACCGCCAGTACAAGAGGCTCTCAGAGTTGGCGGTGAAGCTCTTCGGATACACCGCGATCTTCATCATCATGTTCGCCCTGGCGATCTATTCGGTGGAGTCCTCCGAGCCGGGCGCGATGATTCGTGACCTGCCCACCGCGTACTGGTGGACGTTCACGACCCTCGCCACGGTCGGTTACGGCGACGTCTACCCGATCACCGGTATCGGCAGGGTTATCGCCGTGGTCGTCATGCTGTACGGCGTGGGTATGGTCGCGGTTGCGACCGGTGCGCTCGCCAGCTGGATTATCGAAAAGATTGGTGGCAGGGAGGAGCAGGAGTACCCCGCAACCAAGGCTGACGTGGACGATCTTCGCCAGGAAATTTCTGAGCTACGTGCCCTGCTAGCTCGTGAGTATGCGCGCCGAGAAGCCCACGACTACACCTTGCGTGAGGTCGTGGATGAAGACGGCGTGCACCCGATTCCTTCGGAGGCGGAGGCGGCACGCCGCGCCGGTTTCGGTGCCCCCGGTTTCGGTGCTGCTGAGTCCGCCTCGGCTGCTACCTCGAACACCGCTCCGGGCGCCGCGCCGAATACCGCGCGGGCTGGTGAACCCGCCGATTCCTCGACCTCTCATGAGGTTGTGGTGCGTGAGCAGGAGCCAATCGCCCTGCTGGAGGAGACTCGCCAGACGTTCACGATTATTCGTGAGAAGTTCGCGTTGCGCTCCCGCAAATAG
- the secF gene encoding protein translocase subunit SecF has translation MATDVKPNAFARFGNDLHSGARSYPFVGKRRLWLVLAAVLMAVSVLIPAVGGGFNLGIDFRGGSEFVVSKTAHVDTATGERIIHEKAKDASDVRVTNIAPGTIRAQMSKLSDDETLQVKAALQEGYGVSENDVTSSFVGPTWGADVTRQAFWGLIAFVVLALIGMAFYFRTWKMSLASIAGLFFTVVVTVGLYAAFGFEITPSAIIGFLTILSYSLYDSVVVFDKIRENTEDVLERRDTTFAEQINLAVNQTLVRSINTAIVGVLPVGAILFIGAFILGAGTLQDLSLSLFVGILVGMFGTLFVSAPLYASLRLGEPQIREHTAKVESGNFKDADEAEGDSSEEPAEAEKDAKPAKAEESTDSAEDEKAAEKPAKKPARATIEIHRVNLNG, from the coding sequence ATGGCTACCGATGTGAAACCTAATGCTTTTGCCCGCTTCGGTAATGACCTGCATTCGGGTGCCCGCTCGTACCCGTTCGTGGGTAAGCGCCGCCTGTGGCTGGTGCTTGCGGCTGTGCTGATGGCGGTTTCGGTTCTGATTCCGGCTGTTGGTGGCGGCTTCAACCTGGGTATTGATTTCCGTGGCGGTTCGGAGTTCGTGGTCTCGAAGACCGCGCATGTTGATACTGCTACGGGTGAGCGCATTATTCACGAGAAGGCGAAGGACGCTTCGGATGTTCGCGTGACCAATATTGCGCCGGGTACGATTCGTGCCCAGATGAGCAAGCTCAGCGATGATGAGACTCTGCAGGTGAAGGCGGCTCTGCAGGAGGGTTACGGCGTGTCTGAGAATGACGTGACCTCCTCGTTTGTGGGCCCGACCTGGGGTGCGGATGTGACCCGTCAGGCGTTCTGGGGTCTGATCGCATTTGTGGTGCTCGCGCTGATTGGTATGGCGTTCTACTTCCGCACCTGGAAGATGTCGCTGGCGTCTATTGCGGGCCTGTTCTTCACCGTGGTGGTGACGGTTGGCCTGTACGCTGCGTTCGGCTTCGAGATTACTCCGAGTGCAATTATTGGTTTCTTGACGATTCTGAGCTACTCGCTGTACGACTCGGTGGTGGTGTTCGATAAGATCCGTGAGAACACCGAGGATGTGCTGGAACGCCGCGACACGACCTTTGCCGAGCAGATTAACCTGGCGGTGAACCAGACCCTGGTCCGTTCGATTAACACCGCTATTGTGGGTGTTCTGCCGGTGGGCGCAATCCTGTTCATTGGCGCGTTCATCCTGGGTGCGGGTACTTTGCAGGATCTGTCCCTGTCGCTGTTTGTGGGTATTCTGGTGGGCATGTTCGGCACGCTGTTCGTGTCTGCTCCGCTGTATGCTTCGCTGCGTTTGGGTGAGCCTCAGATTCGTGAGCACACCGCGAAGGTGGAGAGCGGCAACTTCAAGGATGCTGACGAGGCTGAGGGTGACTCTTCGGAGGAGCCCGCCGAGGCTGAGAAGGATGCGAAGCCCGCGAAGGCTGAGGAGTCCACGGATTCCGCAGAGGACGAGAAGGCGGCCGAGAAGCCCGCTAAGAAGCCGGCACGTGCAACCATTGAGATTCACCGCGTGAACCTGAACGGTTAG
- the ruvC gene encoding crossover junction endodeoxyribonuclease RuvC, with amino-acid sequence MAAAQPAARDSMRENRAATAVERVPGATRIMGVDPGLTRCGFSMLDMTADRKAHFVNVGVAGTIPAESLDQRILWIFNAASHWLDTYKPDALAIERIFAQEQVNTVIGTAHASGAVISAAAMRGVPVFFHTPSEVKAAVTGSGRADKASVGRMVTRILGLDSMPKPADAADALAIAICHGWRGGGIGSGINMSAQTQTHQGSRPAQARRGGSLTPAQRAWMEAEARARR; translated from the coding sequence ATGGCTGCCGCTCAACCTGCCGCACGCGATAGCATGCGTGAGAACCGCGCCGCCACCGCCGTGGAGCGTGTGCCGGGGGCTACCCGCATCATGGGTGTTGACCCGGGCCTGACCCGTTGCGGTTTCTCTATGCTCGATATGACCGCCGACCGTAAGGCGCACTTCGTGAACGTGGGTGTTGCCGGCACAATCCCGGCGGAGTCCCTGGACCAGCGTATTCTCTGGATTTTCAACGCCGCCTCCCACTGGCTCGACACCTACAAGCCGGATGCCCTGGCGATTGAGCGTATCTTCGCTCAGGAGCAGGTGAACACGGTGATTGGTACGGCGCATGCTTCGGGCGCGGTGATTTCTGCGGCGGCGATGCGCGGCGTGCCGGTGTTCTTCCATACCCCTTCGGAGGTGAAGGCGGCGGTGACCGGTAGCGGCCGCGCCGATAAGGCGTCGGTGGGTCGCATGGTGACCCGCATTTTGGGGCTGGATTCTATGCCGAAACCCGCCGATGCTGCCGATGCCCTGGCGATTGCGATTTGTCACGGTTGGCGTGGCGGCGGCATCGGTTCGGGTATCAATATGTCCGCTCAGACGCAGACTCACCAGGGTTCACGCCCGGCGCAGGCTCGCCGCGGTGGGTCATTGACTCCGGCGCAGCGTGCCTGGATGGAGGCGGAGGCGCGCGCGCGCCGCTAG
- the ruvB gene encoding Holliday junction branch migration DNA helicase RuvB, translating to MEEEPEEKMIEAALRPKSLDDFVGQRRVRQQLSLVLEASKMRGRSADHVLLSGPPGLGKTTLAMIIAAEMEAPLRITSGPAIQHSGDLAAILSSLTPGEVLFLDEIHRMSRPAEEMLYMAMEDFRVDIVVGKGAGATSIPLELPQFTLVGATTRAGLLPGPLRDRFGFTGHLEFYSVEELELVLRRSAGLMDMQITSEGFTEIAGRSRGTPRIANRLLRRVRDWALVNGVDRIKARDAATALDMYEVDSRGLDRLDRAVLEALIYKFGGGPVGLSTLAIAVGEETETVETVAEPYLVREGLIGRTPRGRVALPAAWEHLGLEAPEIQL from the coding sequence ATGGAAGAAGAGCCTGAAGAGAAGATGATTGAGGCGGCACTGCGCCCTAAGTCCCTGGATGACTTTGTGGGTCAGCGCCGTGTGCGTCAGCAGCTGTCCCTGGTGCTGGAGGCTTCGAAGATGCGTGGCCGTAGCGCCGACCACGTGTTGCTGTCGGGCCCTCCCGGTCTGGGTAAGACCACTCTCGCAATGATTATTGCGGCAGAGATGGAGGCGCCGCTGCGCATCACCTCCGGCCCGGCGATTCAGCATTCGGGTGATTTGGCGGCGATTCTGTCTTCGCTGACTCCCGGTGAGGTTTTGTTCCTGGATGAGATTCACCGTATGAGCCGCCCGGCTGAGGAAATGCTCTACATGGCAATGGAAGATTTCCGTGTGGACATTGTGGTCGGTAAGGGCGCGGGTGCGACCTCCATTCCGTTGGAGCTGCCGCAGTTCACCCTGGTCGGTGCGACGACCCGTGCGGGTCTGCTGCCCGGGCCTCTGCGTGACCGCTTCGGATTTACCGGTCACCTGGAGTTCTACTCGGTGGAGGAGCTTGAGCTGGTGCTTCGCCGTAGTGCGGGTCTGATGGACATGCAGATTACCTCCGAGGGCTTCACCGAGATCGCCGGTCGTTCCCGCGGCACGCCGCGTATTGCGAACCGTCTGCTGCGCCGTGTGCGTGACTGGGCGCTGGTGAACGGCGTGGACCGCATCAAAGCGCGTGATGCCGCAACCGCGCTGGACATGTACGAGGTGGATTCGCGCGGCCTGGACCGTCTGGACCGTGCCGTGCTGGAGGCGCTGATTTACAAGTTCGGCGGCGGCCCGGTGGGTCTGTCCACCCTCGCCATTGCGGTGGGTGAAGAGACTGAGACCGTGGAGACGGTTGCCGAGCCGTACCTGGTGCGTGAGGGCCTGATTGGTCGTACTCCACGCGGTCGTGTGGCTCTGCCCGCGGCGTGGGAGCACCTCGGCTTGGAAGCGCCGGAGATTCAGCTCTAG